In a genomic window of Polypterus senegalus isolate Bchr_013 chromosome 13, ASM1683550v1, whole genome shotgun sequence:
- the naa10 gene encoding N-alpha-acetyltransferase 10 isoform X3, translating into MNIRNARPEDLMNMQHCNLLCLPENYQMKYYFYHGLSWPQLSYIAEDENGKIVGYVLAKMEEDPDDVPHGHITSLAVKRSHRRLGLAQKLMDQASRAMIENFNAKYVSLHVRKSNRAALHLYSNTLNFQISEVEPKYYADGEDAYAMKRDLAQMADELRKHQDARERNKSGILTAVGSRNEGHRINHIGDCCRDEKCAGIANAPVVTPHPGKGDGPDDSGGDSKDVSEVAGITIKGKNVCR; encoded by the exons ATGAATATTCGCAACGCGAGG CCAGaagatctgatgaatatgcagcACTGTAACCTGCTGTGCTTGCCAGAGAACTATCAGATGAAGTATTACTTCTATCATGGGTTATCTTGGCCCCAG CTTTCGTATATTGCAGAAGATGAAAATGGGAAGATTGTTGGTTATGTTTTAGCAAAAAT GGAGGAAGATCCAGATGATGTCCCACATGGACACATCACTTCCTTG GCTGTGAAGAGATCACACAGGCGTCTTGGTCTGGCGCAAAAGCTTATGGATCAGGCATCTCGAGCCATGATAGAGAATTTCAATGCAAAATATGTCTCCCTACATGTGCGTAAAAG tAATCGGGCAGCCCTGCATCTGTATTCAAATACCTTGAACTTCCA gattAGTGAGGTGGAGCCCAAGTACTATGCAGATGGGGAGGATGCATATGCCATGAAGAGGGATCTGGCTCAAATGGCTGATGAG CTGCGTAAGCACCAGGATGCACGAGAGCGTAACAAATCTGGCATTTTAACTGCAGTTGGCAGTCGTAATGAAGGGCATCGAATCAACCATATTGGAGACTGCTGTCGAGATGAGAAATGTGCAGGTATAGCTAACGCTCCGGTGGTTACACCACATCCGGGAAAAGGAGATGGTCCTGATGACAGCGGTGGAGACAGCAAAGATGTGAGTGAA GTTGCTGGTATAACAATTAAGGGAAAAAACGTCTGCAGATGA
- the naa10 gene encoding N-alpha-acetyltransferase 10 isoform X4 — translation MNIRNARPEDLMNMQHCNLLCLPENYQMKYYFYHGLSWPQLSYIAEDENGKIVGYVLAKMEEDPDDVPHGHITSLAVKRSHRRLGLAQKLMDQASRAMIENFNAKYVSLHVRKSNRAALHLYSNTLNFQISEVEPKYYADGEDAYAMKRDLAQMADELRKHQDARERNKSGILTAVGSRNEGHRINHIGDCCRDEKCAGIANAPVVTPHPGKGDGPDDSGGDSKDVAGITIKGKNVCR, via the exons ATGAATATTCGCAACGCGAGG CCAGaagatctgatgaatatgcagcACTGTAACCTGCTGTGCTTGCCAGAGAACTATCAGATGAAGTATTACTTCTATCATGGGTTATCTTGGCCCCAG CTTTCGTATATTGCAGAAGATGAAAATGGGAAGATTGTTGGTTATGTTTTAGCAAAAAT GGAGGAAGATCCAGATGATGTCCCACATGGACACATCACTTCCTTG GCTGTGAAGAGATCACACAGGCGTCTTGGTCTGGCGCAAAAGCTTATGGATCAGGCATCTCGAGCCATGATAGAGAATTTCAATGCAAAATATGTCTCCCTACATGTGCGTAAAAG tAATCGGGCAGCCCTGCATCTGTATTCAAATACCTTGAACTTCCA gattAGTGAGGTGGAGCCCAAGTACTATGCAGATGGGGAGGATGCATATGCCATGAAGAGGGATCTGGCTCAAATGGCTGATGAG CTGCGTAAGCACCAGGATGCACGAGAGCGTAACAAATCTGGCATTTTAACTGCAGTTGGCAGTCGTAATGAAGGGCATCGAATCAACCATATTGGAGACTGCTGTCGAGATGAGAAATGTGCAGGTATAGCTAACGCTCCGGTGGTTACACCACATCCGGGAAAAGGAGATGGTCCTGATGACAGCGGTGGAGACAGCAAAGAT GTTGCTGGTATAACAATTAAGGGAAAAAACGTCTGCAGATGA
- the naa10 gene encoding N-alpha-acetyltransferase 10 isoform X1 yields MNIRNARPEDLMNMQHCNLLCLPENYQMKYYFYHGLSWPQLSYIAEDENGKIVGYVLAKMEEDPDDVPHGHITSLAVKRSHRRLGLAQKLMDQASRAMIENFNAKYVSLHVRKSNRAALHLYSNTLNFQISEVEPKYYADGEDAYAMKRDLAQMADELRKHQDARERNKSGILTAVGSRNEGHRINHIGDCCRDEKCAGIANAPVVTPHPGKGDGPDDSGGDSKDVSEVSEATESTDVKDSSEASDSAP; encoded by the exons ATGAATATTCGCAACGCGAGG CCAGaagatctgatgaatatgcagcACTGTAACCTGCTGTGCTTGCCAGAGAACTATCAGATGAAGTATTACTTCTATCATGGGTTATCTTGGCCCCAG CTTTCGTATATTGCAGAAGATGAAAATGGGAAGATTGTTGGTTATGTTTTAGCAAAAAT GGAGGAAGATCCAGATGATGTCCCACATGGACACATCACTTCCTTG GCTGTGAAGAGATCACACAGGCGTCTTGGTCTGGCGCAAAAGCTTATGGATCAGGCATCTCGAGCCATGATAGAGAATTTCAATGCAAAATATGTCTCCCTACATGTGCGTAAAAG tAATCGGGCAGCCCTGCATCTGTATTCAAATACCTTGAACTTCCA gattAGTGAGGTGGAGCCCAAGTACTATGCAGATGGGGAGGATGCATATGCCATGAAGAGGGATCTGGCTCAAATGGCTGATGAG CTGCGTAAGCACCAGGATGCACGAGAGCGTAACAAATCTGGCATTTTAACTGCAGTTGGCAGTCGTAATGAAGGGCATCGAATCAACCATATTGGAGACTGCTGTCGAGATGAGAAATGTGCAGGTATAGCTAACGCTCCGGTGGTTACACCACATCCGGGAAAAGGAGATGGTCCTGATGACAGCGGTGGAGACAGCAAAGATGTGAGTGAAGTGAGTGAAGCAACAGAGAGCACAGATGTTAAAGACAGCTCCGAAGCTTCAGATTCAGCACCATAA
- the naa10 gene encoding N-alpha-acetyltransferase 10 isoform X2, translating into MNIRNARPEDLMNMQHCNLLCLPENYQMKYYFYHGLSWPQLSYIAEDENGKIVGYVLAKMEEDPDDVPHGHITSLAVKRSHRRLGLAQKLMDQASRAMIENFNAKYVSLHVRKSNRAALHLYSNTLNFQISEVEPKYYADGEDAYAMKRDLAQMADEHQDARERNKSGILTAVGSRNEGHRINHIGDCCRDEKCAGIANAPVVTPHPGKGDGPDDSGGDSKDVSEVSEATESTDVKDSSEASDSAP; encoded by the exons ATGAATATTCGCAACGCGAGG CCAGaagatctgatgaatatgcagcACTGTAACCTGCTGTGCTTGCCAGAGAACTATCAGATGAAGTATTACTTCTATCATGGGTTATCTTGGCCCCAG CTTTCGTATATTGCAGAAGATGAAAATGGGAAGATTGTTGGTTATGTTTTAGCAAAAAT GGAGGAAGATCCAGATGATGTCCCACATGGACACATCACTTCCTTG GCTGTGAAGAGATCACACAGGCGTCTTGGTCTGGCGCAAAAGCTTATGGATCAGGCATCTCGAGCCATGATAGAGAATTTCAATGCAAAATATGTCTCCCTACATGTGCGTAAAAG tAATCGGGCAGCCCTGCATCTGTATTCAAATACCTTGAACTTCCA gattAGTGAGGTGGAGCCCAAGTACTATGCAGATGGGGAGGATGCATATGCCATGAAGAGGGATCTGGCTCAAATGGCTGATGAG CACCAGGATGCACGAGAGCGTAACAAATCTGGCATTTTAACTGCAGTTGGCAGTCGTAATGAAGGGCATCGAATCAACCATATTGGAGACTGCTGTCGAGATGAGAAATGTGCAGGTATAGCTAACGCTCCGGTGGTTACACCACATCCGGGAAAAGGAGATGGTCCTGATGACAGCGGTGGAGACAGCAAAGATGTGAGTGAAGTGAGTGAAGCAACAGAGAGCACAGATGTTAAAGACAGCTCCGAAGCTTCAGATTCAGCACCATAA